One window from the genome of Paracoccus marcusii encodes:
- a CDS encoding Hint domain-containing protein has protein sequence MAADLPGTTGDDTIVGTAEGDTINGGPGNDTIDGGPGNDTVDGGEGADHLTWNGSAEGGEHDTYIGGDGHVPVFDGSYVIGMTGSENYTFDPYNHNGGDTLSLNPDSDADMTVTYSSTEAGTATDSNGNTIEFQGIERVYLGDGNHNVDASNADILYVDGPTHTVGMRLYSGDGNDTIHGSSGTDYIQSGGGNDIVHGGDGNDVIETGGGDDVAYGGDGDDGYRWGNGGSDAPIGNDLYDGEGGYNTLNAWQSAPSEPTESAPGVHVVLDSSSSGDIDALGGVDGHLRFLNMQNLRTGGGHDVIDGSAAGVDGYRVFADAGDDMIIGSDGNDVLEGGWGADTIIGGLGNDEISMNGDLFAAVSRPDAEVDTLVLTDGFGHDTIRGFGFGDELDSEGNPAAADVLDLSGLHDADGNPIDLSDVKIRADVDEWDNKYAVISFPNGEELWMRDVDPDSLTPSRLNGMGIPCFCAGTMIRTPNGDVAVEDLRVGDLVETRDNGARPIRWIGGRALDRVDLTMVPKLRPIRIRAGALGQDLPSRDLMVSPQHRVLVRSAIAQRMFGTTEVLVAARQLTALDGVDEVAVDSVQYYHILFARHEIVFSNDAQTESLYTGPQAMKSLGQAAQDEIFTLFPELRAGPSEPARPFVPGGKAQKMVQRHRRNGKTLVC, from the coding sequence ATGGCCGCAGATCTTCCCGGAACCACGGGTGACGACACGATCGTGGGCACCGCCGAGGGCGACACGATCAACGGCGGCCCCGGCAATGACACCATCGACGGCGGTCCCGGAAATGACACCGTCGACGGTGGCGAGGGCGCGGACCATCTGACCTGGAACGGATCGGCCGAGGGTGGTGAGCACGACACGTATATCGGTGGCGACGGGCATGTGCCCGTCTTCGACGGTTCCTATGTCATCGGCATGACGGGGTCCGAGAATTACACCTTCGATCCCTACAACCACAACGGCGGCGACACGCTGAGCCTGAACCCGGACAGCGACGCCGACATGACGGTCACCTATTCCTCGACCGAGGCGGGGACCGCGACCGATTCCAACGGCAACACCATCGAGTTCCAGGGAATCGAGCGGGTGTACCTGGGCGACGGCAACCACAATGTCGACGCCTCGAATGCCGACATCCTGTATGTCGATGGCCCGACGCACACGGTCGGCATGCGCCTTTATTCCGGCGACGGCAATGACACGATCCACGGCAGCTCGGGCACAGACTACATCCAGAGCGGCGGCGGCAACGACATCGTCCATGGCGGCGACGGCAACGACGTGATCGAGACCGGCGGCGGCGACGACGTCGCCTATGGCGGGGACGGTGACGACGGCTATCGTTGGGGCAACGGCGGCAGCGACGCGCCGATCGGGAACGACCTGTACGACGGCGAAGGGGGGTACAACACTCTGAACGCCTGGCAGTCCGCCCCGTCGGAGCCCACCGAATCCGCGCCCGGCGTGCATGTCGTGCTGGACAGCTCCAGCTCGGGCGACATCGACGCCCTGGGCGGCGTGGACGGGCATCTGCGGTTCCTGAACATGCAGAACCTGCGGACCGGCGGCGGTCATGACGTGATCGACGGATCGGCGGCAGGCGTCGATGGATACCGCGTCTTTGCCGATGCGGGCGACGATATGATCATCGGCAGCGACGGCAACGACGTCCTGGAAGGCGGGTGGGGCGCCGATACCATCATCGGCGGCCTTGGCAACGACGAGATCTCGATGAACGGCGATCTGTTCGCCGCCGTCAGCCGTCCTGATGCCGAGGTCGACACGCTGGTCCTGACCGACGGCTTTGGCCATGACACGATCCGCGGGTTCGGGTTCGGGGACGAGCTGGACAGCGAGGGCAACCCCGCCGCCGCGGACGTGCTGGACCTCAGCGGCCTGCATGATGCCGATGGCAACCCGATCGACCTGTCAGACGTCAAGATCCGCGCCGATGTGGACGAGTGGGACAACAAGTACGCCGTCATCTCCTTCCCGAACGGGGAAGAGCTGTGGATGCGCGACGTCGATCCCGACAGCCTGACGCCGTCGCGCCTGAACGGGATGGGCATTCCCTGCTTCTGCGCGGGCACGATGATCCGCACCCCCAATGGCGACGTCGCGGTCGAGGACCTGCGCGTGGGCGACCTGGTCGAGACCCGCGACAACGGCGCCCGTCCGATCCGCTGGATCGGGGGGCGCGCGCTGGACCGCGTCGATCTGACCATGGTTCCCAAGCTGCGTCCGATCCGCATCCGCGCGGGCGCCCTGGGGCAGGATCTGCCAAGCCGCGACCTGATGGTGTCGCCGCAGCATCGCGTGCTGGTCCGGTCGGCCATCGCGCAGCGCATGTTCGGCACGACCGAGGTTCTGGTCGCCGCACGTCAGCTGACCGCGCTGGACGGCGTCGATGAGGTCGCGGTGGACTCGGTCCAGTACTATCACATCCTGTTCGCCCGCCACGAGATCGTCTTCTCGAACGACGCGCAGACCGAGTCGCTGTATACCGGGCCCCAGGCGATGAAGTCCTTGGGCCAGGCCGCGCAGGACGAGATCTTCACGCTGTTCCCCGAACTGCGTGCCGGCCCGTCGGAACCCGCACGGCCCTTCGTGCCCGGCGGCAAGGCCCAGAAGATGGTTCAGCGCCACCGCCGCAACGGCAAGACGCTGGTCTGCTGA